The following are encoded in a window of Fusarium verticillioides 7600 chromosome 6, whole genome shotgun sequence genomic DNA:
- a CDS encoding hypothetical protein (At least one base has a quality score < 10), with protein sequence MSRRKQYTENQEKNTRISSNTSSTMDNAKNSQVFNTVAIILNVAIDSLDLDSSFIQNGGDSLKATSLANHFRKRGIAVTREMILTSTSLKHLFTLFENPSLEPYDAQVDSTSADLSTVLSDIDWQTVSPAEQDFMSSPDLSSFGTSCSSICSSTSMLANEVCLPKESLPTDRFDTTFVEYGAQQATEMQLALVHGTLKDGQMNMIRFTMVHRNEDINKLQAAWRFIVEQADIFDLAWAAPLTGTQHSRFIWVEDPSEDESKTAAIGSRFTVLSQDTNNGNSQVIWTVHHALIDGISAQLLLRNVLRVANGCAPSNMPSFWKWAQDLKAYQKDNASLAKEFWSRQRKLHPEASGTLQLPKPNMSKRSTEAKTMTLSIYDMRSRLLVAAKHSNVTLATMFYAAWALILSSFSDSRTVVFGALLSGRNIPIANSDKVIGPTINSLPLYIFADPDATVQQFLASLFRSLLDLEQFSWTCTDHGFSRDYESTLSVEAWQDDCSEFDIRPVATSKSQQSDVPLGITVNTESLQFQYYEDRLSTVDAERIMSCYQLALEQITRVHTPIMAAIEALVSAPSRALLAKFGNCISGRTTRSSVSDDLVSLFSRYVEIHADGIAVDDGAVQVTYRDLDIMTTCVATRITSMISQGDIVCVHSDKSLNWIVAIFGILKAGGVYTSLDPILPSELRATMFRNAKAKLFLTPKTCQLCQTPSTCDLSDSIESILADPLLKPQKIDMAPKPWANAYLCFTSGSTGTPKGVMCTYEGLVAFQSDLEGPKPRRLSNAKMGVPCRRTGSSGSVGPLVIC encoded by the exons GATGTCTAGACGAAAACAATATACAGAAAATCAAGAAAAAAACACAAGAATTAGCAGCAACACATCCTCCACCATGGACAACGCGAAGAATAGCCAAGTTTTCAACACCGTGGCGATAATCCTCAACGTTGCCATCGACAGCCTAGACCTTGATTCCAGTTTTATTCAGAATGGAGGAGACTCGCTGAAAGCAACATCTCTTGCAAACCATTTCCGTAAAAGAGGAATAGCGGTCACGCGAGAGATGATCCTCACGAGCACTTCACTTAAGCATCTTTTCACCCTCTTCGAAAACCCATCGCTGGAACCTTATGACGCACAGGTCGATTCGACCTCCGCAGACCTTTCAACTGTTCTGTCTGATATCGACTGGCAGACAGTCTCTCCCGCGGAACAAGATTTTATGTCTAGCCCGGACTTATCTAGCTTTGGGACGTCATGCTCAAGCATATGTTCTTCCACGTCCATGTTGGCAAATGAAGTGTGTCTTCCTAAAGAGAGCTTACCAACCGATCGTTTCGACACGACTTTTGTGGAATATGGGGCCCAGCAGGCCACAGAGATGCAGCTTGCTCTGGTCCACGGGACTCTCAAAGATGGGCAGATGAACATGATTCGGTTTACTATGGTGCATCGAAATGAAGACATCAATAAGCTTCAGGCAGCATGGAGGTTTATTGTCGAGCAAGCCGATATCTTTGATCTGGCTTGGGCAGCGCCGTTGACTGGTACTCAGCATTCGCGTTTTATATGGGTTGAAGATCCATCAGAAGACGAATCAAAGACGGCGGCCATCGGTTCCAGGTTCACCGTTTTGTCCCAAGATACGAACAATGGAAACTCTCAGGTCATTTGGACAGTGCACCATGCCCTGATCGATGGAATCTCAGCGCAGCTTCTCCTACGCAACGTCCTAAGAGTCGCCAACGGCTGCGCCCCAAGCAATATGCCATCCTTTTGGAAATGGGCGCAAGATCTCAAAGCTTACCAAAAGGATAACGCCAGCCTTGCAAAAGAGTTTTGGTCCCGCCAAAGGAAGCTTCATCCTGAGGCTAGCGGTACGTTGCAGCTACCAAAGCCCAACATGAGCAAGAGGTCCACCGAGGCCAAAACTATGACGCTTTCTATATATGACATGCGAAGTCGTCTGTTGGTGGCAGCAAAGCATAGCAACGTCACTTTGGCTACCATGTTCTATGCTGCATGGGCGCTTATCCTATCTAGCTTCTCCGACTCCAGGACTGTTGTTTTTGGTGCTCTGCTCAGTGGAAGAAATATACCTATTGCAAACTCGGACAAGGTCATTGGTCCCACGATCAATTCACTGCCATTGTACATCTTTGCTGATCCAGATGCTACGGTTCAACAATTCCTTGCTTCGCTGTTTAggagccttcttgaccttgagcagTTTTCGTGGACATGTACAGATCATGGATTTAGTCGGGACTATGAGTCGACGCTGTCTGTCGAGGCATGGCAGGATGATTGTTCGGAATTTGACATTCGACCAGTTGCGACGTCCAAGTCTCAACAGAGCGATGTCCCGCTGGGTATAACTGTCAACACTGAGAGCCTTCAGTTTCAGTACTACGAAGACAGACTCTCCACGGTGGACGCGGAGAGAATCATGTCTTGTTATCAACTTGCCCTTGAACAAATCACTCGAGTGCACACGCCCATAATGGCGGCTATAGAGGCTCTCGTGTCAGCACCAAGCCGAGCCCTCTTGGCTAAATTTGGCAACTGCATCTCAGGTCGAACCACAAGATCCTCGGTCAGCGACGACCTTGTCAGCTTGTTCAGCAGATATGTAGAGATACATGCAGATGGCATAGCAGTCGATGACGGGGCTGTTCAAGTAACATATCGCGACCTTGACATCATGACGACTTGTGTTGCTACCAGAATTACCTCGATGATCTCCCAAGGTGACATTGTTTGCGTTCACTCGGACAAGTCGCTCAACTGGATTGTGGCAATCTTTGGTATCCTCAAGGCAGGCGGTGTATACACATCACTGGACCCGATTCTTCCATCGGAATTGAGAGCAACCATGTTTCGAAATGCCAAAGCAAAGTTGTTTCTCACTCCAAAGACATGCCAGCTTTGCCAAACACCGTCGACTTGCGATTTAAGCGACTCGATAGAATCAATTCTAGCAGATCCTCTTCTTAAGCCCCAGAAGATAGACATGGCACCTAAGCCATGGGCCAATGCCTATCTCTGCTTTACCTCTGGTTCTACAGGGACCCCTAAGGGCGTTATGTGCACCTATGAAGGGCTGGTTGCTTTCCAGAGCGATCTTGAG GGTCCTAAACCCCGACGACTATCCAATGCTAAAATGG GTGTACCTTGTCGGCGAACCGGTTCCTCAGGCAGTGTCGGACCGTTGGTTATCTGTTAA
- a CDS encoding hypothetical protein (At least one base has a quality score < 10) yields MSRRKQYTENQEKNTRISSNTSSTMDNAKNSQVFNTVAIILNVAIDSLDLDSSFIQNGGDSLKATSLANHFRKRGIAVTREMILTSTSLKHLFTLFENPSLEPYDAQVDSTSADLSTVLSDIDWQTVSPAEQDFMSSPDLSSFGTSCSSICSSTSMLANEVCLPKESLPTDRFDTTFVEYGAQQATEMQLALVHGTLKDGQMNMIRFTMVHRNEDINKLQAAWRFIVEQADIFDLAWAAPLTGTQHSRFIWVEDPSEDESKTAAIGSRFTVLSQDTNNGNSQVIWTVHHALIDGISAQLLLRNVLRVANGCAPSNMPSFWKWAQDLKAYQKDNASLAKEFWSRQRKLHPEASGTLQLPKPNMSKRSTEAKTMTLSIYDMRSRLLVAAKHSNVTLATMFYAAWALILSSFSDSRTVVFGALLSGRNIPIANSDKVIGPTINSLPLYIFADPDATVQQFLASLFRSLLDLEQFSWTCTDHGFSRDYESTLSVEAWQDDCSEFDIRPVATSKSQQSDVPLGITVNTESLQFQYYEDRLSTVDAERIMSCYQLALEQITRVHTPIMAAIEALVSAPSRALLAKFGNCISGRTTRSSVSDDLVSLFSRYVEIHADGIAVDDGAVQVTYRDLDIMTTCVATRITSMISQGDIVCVHSDKSLNWIVAIFGILKAGGVYTSLDPILPSELRATMFRNAKAKLFLTPKTCQLCQTPSTCDLSDSIESILADPLLKPQKIDMAPKPWANAYLCFTSGSTGTPKGVMCTYEGLVAFQSDLEVRLFA; encoded by the coding sequence GATGTCTAGACGAAAACAATATACAGAAAATCAAGAAAAAAACACAAGAATTAGCAGCAACACATCCTCCACCATGGACAACGCGAAGAATAGCCAAGTTTTCAACACCGTGGCGATAATCCTCAACGTTGCCATCGACAGCCTAGACCTTGATTCCAGTTTTATTCAGAATGGAGGAGACTCGCTGAAAGCAACATCTCTTGCAAACCATTTCCGTAAAAGAGGAATAGCGGTCACGCGAGAGATGATCCTCACGAGCACTTCACTTAAGCATCTTTTCACCCTCTTCGAAAACCCATCGCTGGAACCTTATGACGCACAGGTCGATTCGACCTCCGCAGACCTTTCAACTGTTCTGTCTGATATCGACTGGCAGACAGTCTCTCCCGCGGAACAAGATTTTATGTCTAGCCCGGACTTATCTAGCTTTGGGACGTCATGCTCAAGCATATGTTCTTCCACGTCCATGTTGGCAAATGAAGTGTGTCTTCCTAAAGAGAGCTTACCAACCGATCGTTTCGACACGACTTTTGTGGAATATGGGGCCCAGCAGGCCACAGAGATGCAGCTTGCTCTGGTCCACGGGACTCTCAAAGATGGGCAGATGAACATGATTCGGTTTACTATGGTGCATCGAAATGAAGACATCAATAAGCTTCAGGCAGCATGGAGGTTTATTGTCGAGCAAGCCGATATCTTTGATCTGGCTTGGGCAGCGCCGTTGACTGGTACTCAGCATTCGCGTTTTATATGGGTTGAAGATCCATCAGAAGACGAATCAAAGACGGCGGCCATCGGTTCCAGGTTCACCGTTTTGTCCCAAGATACGAACAATGGAAACTCTCAGGTCATTTGGACAGTGCACCATGCCCTGATCGATGGAATCTCAGCGCAGCTTCTCCTACGCAACGTCCTAAGAGTCGCCAACGGCTGCGCCCCAAGCAATATGCCATCCTTTTGGAAATGGGCGCAAGATCTCAAAGCTTACCAAAAGGATAACGCCAGCCTTGCAAAAGAGTTTTGGTCCCGCCAAAGGAAGCTTCATCCTGAGGCTAGCGGTACGTTGCAGCTACCAAAGCCCAACATGAGCAAGAGGTCCACCGAGGCCAAAACTATGACGCTTTCTATATATGACATGCGAAGTCGTCTGTTGGTGGCAGCAAAGCATAGCAACGTCACTTTGGCTACCATGTTCTATGCTGCATGGGCGCTTATCCTATCTAGCTTCTCCGACTCCAGGACTGTTGTTTTTGGTGCTCTGCTCAGTGGAAGAAATATACCTATTGCAAACTCGGACAAGGTCATTGGTCCCACGATCAATTCACTGCCATTGTACATCTTTGCTGATCCAGATGCTACGGTTCAACAATTCCTTGCTTCGCTGTTTAggagccttcttgaccttgagcagTTTTCGTGGACATGTACAGATCATGGATTTAGTCGGGACTATGAGTCGACGCTGTCTGTCGAGGCATGGCAGGATGATTGTTCGGAATTTGACATTCGACCAGTTGCGACGTCCAAGTCTCAACAGAGCGATGTCCCGCTGGGTATAACTGTCAACACTGAGAGCCTTCAGTTTCAGTACTACGAAGACAGACTCTCCACGGTGGACGCGGAGAGAATCATGTCTTGTTATCAACTTGCCCTTGAACAAATCACTCGAGTGCACACGCCCATAATGGCGGCTATAGAGGCTCTCGTGTCAGCACCAAGCCGAGCCCTCTTGGCTAAATTTGGCAACTGCATCTCAGGTCGAACCACAAGATCCTCGGTCAGCGACGACCTTGTCAGCTTGTTCAGCAGATATGTAGAGATACATGCAGATGGCATAGCAGTCGATGACGGGGCTGTTCAAGTAACATATCGCGACCTTGACATCATGACGACTTGTGTTGCTACCAGAATTACCTCGATGATCTCCCAAGGTGACATTGTTTGCGTTCACTCGGACAAGTCGCTCAACTGGATTGTGGCAATCTTTGGTATCCTCAAGGCAGGCGGTGTATACACATCACTGGACCCGATTCTTCCATCGGAATTGAGAGCAACCATGTTTCGAAATGCCAAAGCAAAGTTGTTTCTCACTCCAAAGACATGCCAGCTTTGCCAAACACCGTCGACTTGCGATTTAAGCGACTCGATAGAATCAATTCTAGCAGATCCTCTTCTTAAGCCCCAGAAGATAGACATGGCACCTAAGCCATGGGCCAATGCCTATCTCTGCTTTACCTCTGGTTCTACAGGGACCCCTAAGGGCGTTATGTGCACCTATGAAGGGCTGGTTGCTTTCCAGAGCGATCTTGAGGTGAGACTCTTTGCTTAA
- a CDS encoding hypothetical protein (At least one base has a quality score < 10), producing MVNVPMTHAFHDLATVTWNPLIGPFLILLFLGLRLLIRPVNWLLSTIIDAFLSRLHQVRDVGAGRPFPSNRYCFPGGQGDAAKFLHGKGNSVKWESEYGPIYRIWSGPNPEVVLTRPEDVQQVFKDSDRHIKAVNNNSGYLLGQLLGKCVGLVSQDEWKRVREVSEVAFVRSMVPKYLETIQRRTVRHFKTLGAGENLANGFIDPAADLKMLPFWIIADVLYGSLSKEMEDTLAKLAPLREGIFRKVMQGDDLSRFNWSRFFPTKTNKSLESFKKLWNGFNKDDLARAVYVGSRPPLNGPL from the exons ATGGTCAACGTTCCCATGACCCACGCATTTCATGACTTAGCCACGGTAACTTGGAACCCGTTGATAGGCCCATTTCTCATTTTGTTGTTCCTTGGTTTGAGGCTACTTATCCGACCCGTGAACTGGTTGCTGTCAACGATTATTGAT GCCTTCTTATCCAGACTTCATCAAGTCCGTGATGTTGGGGCCGGGAGACCCTTTCCCTCAAACAGATACTGTTTCCCCGGTGGCCAAGGGGACGCGGCCAAGTTTCTCCACGGCAAAGGAAACAGTGTTAAATGGGAGTCAGAGTATGGGCCCATCTACCGTATATGGTCAGGTCCAAATCCTGAAGT TGTTCTGACAAGGCCTGAAGACGTTCAGCAAGTCTTCAAAGATTCAGACAGACACATCAAAGCAGTCAATAATAACTCCGGGTATTTACTGGGGCAGCTACTCGGAAAATGCGTTGGTCTCGTGAGCCAGGATGAATGGAAACGGGTCAGAGAGGTCTCAGAAGTTGCATTCGTACGAAGCATGGTACCTAAATACTTGGAAACCATCCAGAGGCGAACTGTACGCCacttcaagacccttggagCCGGCGAGAACTTGGCCAACGGATTCATCGATCCAGCAGCCGACCTGAAGATGCTCCCTTTTTGGATCATCGCTGACGTGCTCTACGGAAGTTTATCAAAGGAAATGGAAGACACTCTTGCTAAACTTGCACCTCTGCGCGAGGGCATATTTCGCAAGGTTATGCAAGGCGACGACCTATCCAGATTCAATTGGTCACGGTTTTTCCCGACCAAAACCAACAAATCTCTTGAGTCATTCAAAAAGCTGTGGAATGGATTTAATAAGGACGACCTTGCTCGAGCTGTCTATGTTGGATCTCGTCCCCCGCTCAATGGACCTCTATGA